A region from the Parcubacteria group bacterium CG10_big_fil_rev_8_21_14_0_10_36_14 genome encodes:
- the recJ gene encoding single-stranded-DNA-specific exonuclease RecJ, whose protein sequence is MKSNWIALEKYEEGFGKDWGYSPIILQLLWNLNIKGPEHAEAFLNPDYTQLNDPFLFPQMKVAIERILQAKEKSEKIFIYGDYDADGVPGAIILDTVCKAFGIITEIYIPHRETEGYGLNNGAIDYIEKQNGKLIITCDCGISNAEETLYAKEKRIDVIITDHHTLPEALPEAYAIIHPEVGNYPFKLLSGGGVAFKLAQGLLKSEEKLTSTDSKEAIEKWLLDLVAISTVGDMMPLIDENRVLVYYGLKVLNQTKRLGLRKLIEVAGNNFGSLDTYSIGFRIAPRINAAGRLDHANAAVNLLLSEDEKEAIKMAESLNATNNERQRLTDIIVKEAKFQIVEEGQEKHYCLVSFKEGWHLGLLGLAAGKISQEFNRPVILLTEIQGMVKGSVRGIEHFNVIKALQKIGDLFLKFGGHPAAAGLTLKNKSVLPEFKEKMEELAKDDLQDKELISILNVDEVDIDDLNLDLAKEIKRFEPFGHKNPRPIFCSRGIEVCGADTIGNGEKHLRLMVKGQGIAKYKMIGFCFGQFCEALPKIGEKYDIVYEIGINEWNGREDLQLKIIDMKKI, encoded by the coding sequence ATGAAATCAAATTGGATAGCTTTGGAAAAATATGAGGAGGGCTTTGGAAAGGACTGGGGATATAGTCCGATAATTTTGCAATTACTTTGGAATTTAAATATAAAAGGTCCGGAACATGCCGAGGCTTTTTTAAATCCGGATTATACACAATTGAACGACCCTTTTCTTTTTCCACAAATGAAAGTTGCCATAGAACGCATACTTCAAGCAAAAGAAAAGTCTGAGAAAATATTTATTTACGGAGATTATGATGCGGACGGAGTTCCTGGCGCGATTATTTTGGATACTGTTTGTAAAGCTTTTGGAATAATTACAGAAATTTATATTCCGCATCGGGAGACAGAAGGTTATGGTTTAAATAATGGAGCAATTGATTATATTGAAAAGCAAAACGGAAAGCTTATTATTACTTGTGATTGCGGGATAAGTAATGCCGAAGAAACTTTATATGCCAAAGAAAAAAGAATCGACGTGATTATTACAGATCATCACACTTTGCCAGAGGCTCTGCCAGAGGCATACGCCATTATTCATCCGGAAGTTGGCAACTATCCCTTTAAATTATTATCAGGCGGTGGTGTGGCGTTTAAGCTGGCACAAGGACTGTTGAAAAGCGAAGAAAAATTAACATCAACCGATTCCAAAGAAGCAATAGAAAAATGGTTGCTGGATTTGGTGGCGATTTCTACAGTTGGAGATATGATGCCATTAATAGATGAAAATCGTGTTTTGGTTTATTATGGATTGAAAGTTTTAAATCAGACAAAACGTTTGGGGCTTAGGAAGCTAATAGAGGTGGCTGGAAATAATTTTGGGTCTTTGGACACATATTCAATCGGTTTTCGTATTGCGCCAAGAATAAATGCTGCCGGACGCTTAGACCATGCTAATGCCGCAGTAAATCTTTTACTTTCTGAAGACGAAAAAGAAGCAATAAAAATGGCGGAAAGCTTGAATGCGACAAATAACGAACGTCAACGTTTGACTGATATTATTGTAAAAGAAGCAAAATTTCAGATTGTGGAAGAGGGACAGGAAAAACATTATTGCCTCGTATCTTTTAAAGAGGGTTGGCATCTCGGTCTTTTGGGTCTTGCGGCAGGAAAAATTTCTCAAGAGTTTAATCGTCCGGTTATCCTTTTGACAGAAATTCAAGGAATGGTAAAAGGTTCGGTTCGTGGGATAGAACATTTTAATGTAATAAAAGCGCTTCAAAAAATTGGCGATTTGTTCCTAAAGTTTGGCGGACATCCGGCCGCTGCCGGACTAACTTTGAAAAATAAATCGGTTTTGCCGGAGTTTAAGGAAAAAATGGAAGAATTGGCGAAAGATGATTTACAGGATAAAGAGCTGATAAGCATTTTAAATGTAGATGAGGTAGATATTGATGATTTAAATCTTGATTTGGCAAAAGAGATAAAAAGATTTGAACCTTTTGGTCATAAAAATCCGCGTCCAATTTTTTGTTCACGGGGGATAGAGGTTTGTGGGGCGGACACTATTGGAAATGGAGAAAAGCATTTGCGTCTTATGGTAAAAGGGCAAGGTATAGCAAAATACAAAATGATTGGTTTTTGTTTTGGTCAGTTTTGTGAGGCTTTGCCAAAAATTGGAGAAAAATATGATATAGTATATGAAATAGGGATAAACGAATGGAATGGTAGAGAAGATTTGCAGTTAAAAATTATAGATATGAAAAAAATATGA
- a CDS encoding ribonuclease H, with the protein MKLTIFTDGGARGNPGPAGIGVVIKENGRTIKEYGKYIGETTNNQAEYRALISALETAKEMGAEEVNIFMDSELIVKQVKGEYKVKHPGLAPLFLKLHNLRMGFKKFSVAHIRRERNTEADALVNKAIDEVLKN; encoded by the coding sequence ATGAAATTAACAATTTTTACAGATGGGGGAGCAAGAGGAAATCCCGGACCAGCCGGAATCGGTGTTGTGATTAAAGAAAACGGAAGAACAATAAAAGAATACGGAAAGTATATTGGCGAAACAACAAATAATCAAGCAGAATATCGCGCGCTAATTTCTGCATTGGAAACTGCGAAAGAAATGGGAGCTGAAGAAGTTAATATTTTTATGGATAGTGAGCTTATTGTAAAACAGGTAAAAGGTGAATATAAAGTAAAGCATCCAGGACTTGCGCCATTATTTTTGAAATTGCATAATTTGCGAATGGGATTTAAAAAGTTTTCTGTAGCTCACATAAGAAGAGAAAGAAATACAGAAGCCGACGCGCTGGTGAACAAAGCAATAGACGAGGTATTAAAAAATTAA